One genomic window of Aggregatilinea lenta includes the following:
- a CDS encoding ABC transporter ATP-binding protein, which translates to MPTITLRHVTKAFPVDKERTLPALDARPFVPQRFLQHTAPDPADQSESDGLLHALDDLSLQIRDGETLAILGPSGCGKSTLLRVIAGLTPPDSGEVVYDGVLVQDIPIEERGIGMVFQNYALYPHMKTHDNIGFFDIVRRQPERITDRIRYIVDVMGIEVEHLLARKPPTLSGGEQQRVAIAHCLARDPKVFLFDEPLSNLDAKLRVDTRVQLKRLLVHYKLTAIYVTHDQQEAIALADRIAIMRAGKIEQIGPYPTLYERPMNAFVAQFLGNPPMNLILGRTDGTTWRGKGIVVEPIRPALRDGQRMWLGIRPEDIALDDGGILARVDYVEPLFAERRQLAHLVINGHACVASFALHDAVRAGGSIRIAFPLERVYLFDYETGKRVG; encoded by the coding sequence ATGCCAACGATTACGCTTCGCCATGTGACCAAAGCCTTCCCGGTCGACAAGGAACGCACGCTCCCTGCGCTGGACGCCCGGCCTTTTGTCCCCCAACGTTTCCTTCAGCACACCGCGCCGGACCCCGCCGATCAATCGGAATCGGACGGTCTGCTCCATGCGCTCGACGATCTGTCGCTGCAAATCCGCGACGGCGAGACGTTGGCGATCCTGGGACCCTCCGGCTGCGGCAAGAGCACCCTGCTGCGCGTGATCGCCGGGCTGACCCCGCCGGACAGCGGCGAGGTCGTCTACGACGGCGTGCTGGTGCAGGACATCCCCATCGAGGAGCGCGGGATCGGTATGGTGTTCCAGAACTATGCGCTCTACCCGCACATGAAGACGCACGACAACATCGGCTTTTTCGACATCGTGCGCCGCCAGCCGGAGCGCATCACGGACCGCATCCGTTACATCGTGGACGTGATGGGCATTGAGGTCGAGCATCTGCTGGCGCGCAAGCCGCCCACTCTGTCCGGCGGGGAGCAGCAGCGCGTCGCCATCGCGCACTGTCTCGCGCGCGACCCGAAAGTCTTCCTGTTTGACGAGCCGCTGTCCAACCTGGACGCCAAGCTGCGCGTGGACACCCGCGTCCAGCTCAAACGCCTGCTGGTGCACTACAAGCTCACGGCGATCTACGTCACGCACGACCAGCAGGAAGCCATCGCCCTGGCGGACCGCATCGCGATCATGCGCGCGGGCAAAATTGAGCAAATTGGCCCCTACCCGACGCTCTACGAGCGGCCCATGAACGCCTTCGTCGCCCAGTTCCTTGGCAACCCGCCCATGAACCTGATCCTGGGCCGCACGGACGGCACAACGTGGCGCGGCAAAGGTATCGTCGTGGAGCCGATCCGCCCCGCCCTGCGCGACGGTCAACGGATGTGGCTCGGCATCCGGCCTGAAGACATCGCGCTGGACGACGGTGGCATCCTCGCCCGCGTCGACTATGTCGAGCCGCTGTTCGCGGAGCGCCGCCAGCTCGCGCATCTGGTCATCAACGGCCACGCCTGTGTCGCCAGCTTCGCCCTGCACGATGCGGTGCGCGCGGGCGGCAGCATCCGCATCGCGTTCCCCCTGGAGCGTGTCTACCTGTTCGATTATGAGACCGGCAAACGCGTCGGATAG
- a CDS encoding glycosyltransferase family 2 protein, with the protein MEEPNQLLPHPIVAVIAAHNEDRFIGSVVLKASQHVDHVIVVDDGSQDATADIARAAGAEVLLHDHNRGKAEAVNTGLSRARDMGAALVVLLDADGQHDPNHIPALIEPIRSGAADVVVGSRFLGIRSRIPRWRIFGQHALTLATNVASGVPLTDSQSGYRALSRSALERLRFRPNGGFSIESEMQFLVHQHGLTIAEVPVTMTYEEPAKRNPFSHGLQVLNAIITLVSQHRPLFFFGVSGMILLLIGIALGLLVIDRYNTYKTLAVGYALISILLDVAGIQTLFTGVILHSIRAFLADGSTRT; encoded by the coding sequence GTGGAAGAACCAAACCAACTCCTACCCCATCCCATCGTTGCTGTCATCGCCGCCCACAACGAGGACCGGTTCATCGGTAGCGTGGTGCTCAAGGCAAGCCAGCACGTCGATCACGTGATCGTGGTGGACGACGGCTCGCAGGACGCCACGGCGGACATCGCGCGGGCCGCGGGCGCGGAGGTACTGCTGCACGATCACAACCGGGGTAAGGCCGAAGCGGTGAATACCGGCCTCAGCCGCGCGCGCGACATGGGCGCGGCGCTCGTGGTGCTGCTCGACGCCGACGGCCAGCACGATCCGAACCACATCCCGGCGCTGATCGAGCCGATTCGAAGCGGCGCGGCGGATGTCGTCGTGGGATCGCGCTTTCTGGGCATTCGCAGCCGCATTCCGCGCTGGCGCATCTTCGGCCAGCACGCACTGACCCTGGCGACCAACGTCGCCTCCGGCGTACCGCTCACCGACTCGCAGAGCGGCTACCGCGCCCTCTCGCGCAGCGCGCTCGAACGGCTGCGCTTTCGTCCTAACGGCGGTTTCTCCATCGAGTCCGAAATGCAGTTCCTGGTGCACCAGCACGGCCTGACCATCGCCGAGGTCCCGGTCACCATGACCTACGAAGAACCGGCCAAGCGCAACCCATTTTCGCATGGACTCCAGGTGCTCAACGCGATTATCACCCTGGTCAGCCAGCACCGCCCCCTGTTTTTCTTCGGCGTGTCAGGTATGATTTTGCTGCTGATCGGCATCGCGCTGGGACTGCTGGTCATCGACCGCTATAATACCTATAAGACGCTCGCCGTGGGCTACGCCCTGATCAGTATCCTGCTGGACGTCGCAGGCATTCAAACGCTGTTTACCGGCGTCATTCTTCACTCAATCCGCGCCTTTCTGGCCGACGGTTCAACCAGAACGTGA
- a CDS encoding LCP family protein produces the protein MRTGLRLGLRLTRRVLGAIIIAVVALTTVGYVVYAANGILDEADARQQRDDYDQLSISTATGIAERLTSIAISEQSAVATGAATEAADSTDGVTPEPVGMNGSVALVALVQSSPTPLPTATLIPTNTPRATVPPINTPRPSPTVLPSETPTPTLTVEPSATPTATATLTPTYAIEGTYALPETTPVVAIPARAEQVEDSDDIINFLLLGSDSSQSALGQTDVIIVVSVNKQAGSVAMWHVPRDLFVYVPGNTMDRINRAYAIGEMGDYPGGGFGLMQETFLYNFGIPIDHYARVDFSDFMRIVEELGGLQISVDCSIEDWRLIDPAMDPTLEESYERYTLPIGRQTLTPYMALWYVRSRYTTSDLDRGRRQMDALRAMWQQALQQGLFTQVTQLWPEAVDTVETDMSLTDVLSFVPMAVSLDMSHIARYSGSYGADGQYIPFLTPDNGRSVFLPDYEKLRPMIQDFMTPPTANRTGRQAVTVEIVDSTLWNIGFDLVAADRLAWEGFAATAVGAPQGTVRRGSTVIYDYTGQSKGSVVEDLKRILRVSDDQIVIEPDPNRTVDYRVEIGTAYNSCVYGNAEDELSGPPVESAP, from the coding sequence ATGCGAACTGGACTGCGGCTTGGACTGCGGCTGACTCGCCGCGTGCTGGGCGCGATCATCATCGCCGTCGTGGCGCTGACTACCGTGGGGTACGTGGTCTATGCGGCCAATGGCATCCTGGACGAGGCGGACGCGCGCCAACAGCGCGACGATTACGACCAACTCAGTATCAGCACCGCCACGGGCATCGCCGAGCGGTTGACATCGATCGCCATTAGCGAGCAAAGTGCAGTGGCAACAGGTGCGGCCACGGAAGCGGCTGACTCCACCGACGGCGTGACGCCGGAGCCGGTTGGAATGAATGGCAGCGTGGCGCTGGTGGCATTGGTGCAATCCAGCCCGACACCGCTGCCGACGGCGACCCTGATTCCGACCAACACGCCGCGCGCGACTGTGCCGCCGATCAACACGCCGCGTCCCTCCCCGACCGTGCTGCCGAGCGAAACGCCAACGCCGACGCTCACGGTGGAACCCAGCGCCACGCCGACCGCGACCGCCACACTGACGCCGACCTACGCGATCGAGGGCACGTATGCGCTGCCGGAAACGACGCCTGTCGTGGCGATCCCGGCGCGCGCCGAGCAGGTCGAAGACAGCGACGACATCATCAACTTCTTGCTGCTGGGCAGCGATTCGTCGCAGAGCGCGCTCGGCCAGACGGACGTGATCATCGTCGTGTCGGTGAACAAGCAGGCCGGGTCCGTAGCGATGTGGCACGTGCCGCGCGACTTGTTCGTATATGTCCCCGGCAACACGATGGACCGCATCAACCGCGCGTACGCTATCGGCGAGATGGGCGACTATCCGGGCGGTGGCTTTGGCCTGATGCAGGAAACATTCCTGTATAACTTCGGCATTCCGATCGACCATTATGCACGCGTGGACTTCAGTGACTTCATGCGCATCGTGGAGGAACTCGGCGGGCTGCAGATCAGCGTCGATTGCAGCATCGAGGACTGGCGGCTGATCGATCCGGCCATGGACCCGACGCTTGAAGAGAGCTACGAGCGCTACACGCTGCCCATCGGGCGGCAGACGCTGACGCCATACATGGCGCTGTGGTACGTGCGCAGCCGCTACACGACCAGCGACCTGGACCGGGGCCGCCGCCAGATGGACGCGCTACGCGCCATGTGGCAGCAGGCGCTGCAGCAGGGCCTGTTCACGCAGGTGACGCAGCTCTGGCCGGAGGCGGTAGATACGGTGGAGACCGACATGTCGCTGACCGACGTGCTGTCGTTCGTGCCGATGGCGGTCAGCCTGGACATGAGTCACATCGCGCGCTACAGCGGTTCCTATGGCGCGGACGGACAGTATATCCCGTTCCTCACGCCGGACAATGGCCGCTCGGTCTTTTTGCCCGATTACGAAAAACTGCGCCCGATGATCCAGGACTTCATGACGCCGCCGACCGCCAATCGTACCGGGCGGCAGGCCGTCACGGTCGAGATCGTGGATTCAACCCTGTGGAATATCGGCTTCGACCTCGTCGCGGCGGACCGGCTGGCGTGGGAGGGCTTCGCGGCGACGGCGGTCGGCGCGCCGCAAGGTACCGTGCGCCGGGGATCGACCGTCATTTACGACTACACGGGCCAGTCGAAGGGCAGCGTGGTGGAGGATCTCAAACGCATCCTGCGCGTGTCGGACGATCAGATCGTCATCGAGCCAGACCCGAACCGCACGGTGGACTACCGTGTCGAGATCGGGACGGCGTACAACTCGTGTGTGTACGGGAACGCCGAGGACGAACTGTCCGGCCCGCCCGTGGAAAGCGCGCCGTAG
- a CDS encoding protein kinase domain-containing protein, which translates to MTGELVGRTLGNRYRFEALLGEGTFAQVYRVYDERRRSALAAKVLRRGVTREHAFFKRFEREAAILTRLQHPHIVRCYGIVEADEQVFILMDLIPGETLQTALAATKPLIPRAALVYLAPLVAALHYAHADGIIHRDLKPANVLIHDNGTLYITDFGIARILSDTSTLTMGMALGTPLYMAPEQIMGQPVTPAADIYALGVMVYEMLTGQTPFRGVSTGTRGRSTSERIAYEHVHVLPEPPIQLNPQLSVALQNVMLRALDKRPERRFHSTPEFYDALAQVIGDTSRPSPDQTDPAAAGSDLRLPEWSQFMTPAPEPEPAPAPPPSSVTQAHPPQPAQPQVPQAVPYRPPVYSRQHPSAEVPRRRRSRLNPVILLFVIGGLLVAGAVCAFSWYLLNDSGANPTSRPTAGNSGSTDDSPTTGDTATNTPVSGDSADVIAQWGSTSRIAFDSRRNGTLDIFVMDLDGSNLQAMTSGSGDERGPSWSPDGTQLAYYGAAADSTNFDIFVIAVDGSNMRNLTASPDVDERYPTWSPDGSQIAFHSNADGDFDIYTVDLASGEQRAITSNTAQDLGPDWSPDGRTIAFHTDLWSTTYQIAVVDLNTLDVRQITDSDEINSFPVWSPDGTEIAYNTIRDNAVNVVVMQADGTGMRALTSSADREAFPDWSPDGAYIIYQHGPESASGLRVLPAAGGDFVSIAEAEGDFLPEWSSTVG; encoded by the coding sequence ATGACCGGCGAGCTTGTCGGGCGCACGCTAGGAAACCGCTATCGCTTCGAAGCCCTGTTGGGCGAAGGCACCTTCGCCCAGGTTTACCGCGTGTACGACGAGCGCCGCCGCAGTGCGCTGGCTGCCAAAGTCCTGCGGCGCGGCGTCACGCGCGAGCATGCCTTCTTCAAGCGCTTCGAGCGCGAAGCGGCCATTCTGACCCGCCTGCAGCACCCGCACATCGTGCGCTGCTATGGCATTGTCGAGGCCGACGAGCAGGTCTTCATCCTGATGGACCTCATCCCCGGCGAGACGCTGCAAACCGCGCTGGCCGCGACCAAACCGCTCATTCCGCGTGCCGCCCTGGTTTATCTCGCACCCCTCGTAGCGGCCTTACACTACGCGCACGCGGACGGCATCATTCACCGCGATTTGAAACCCGCCAACGTCCTGATCCACGACAACGGCACGCTCTACATCACTGACTTCGGCATCGCACGCATCCTGAGCGACACGAGCACGCTGACGATGGGCATGGCGCTCGGCACGCCGCTCTATATGGCCCCGGAGCAGATCATGGGCCAGCCGGTCACGCCCGCCGCCGATATATACGCGCTGGGCGTGATGGTTTACGAGATGCTCACCGGACAGACGCCATTTCGCGGCGTGAGCACCGGCACGCGCGGCAGATCCACCTCGGAGCGCATTGCGTACGAGCATGTGCATGTCCTGCCGGAACCGCCGATTCAGTTGAATCCGCAGTTGAGCGTCGCTCTGCAAAACGTCATGCTGCGCGCGCTCGACAAACGCCCGGAACGCCGTTTCCACTCCACGCCCGAATTCTACGACGCGCTGGCGCAGGTCATCGGCGACACCAGCCGCCCGTCACCAGACCAGACCGATCCCGCTGCCGCTGGGTCCGATCTGCGCCTGCCGGAGTGGTCGCAGTTCATGACGCCCGCGCCGGAACCGGAGCCTGCGCCCGCCCCGCCGCCCAGCTCGGTGACTCAGGCGCACCCGCCACAGCCTGCCCAGCCGCAGGTCCCGCAGGCCGTGCCGTACCGTCCGCCCGTTTACTCGCGGCAGCACCCGAGCGCTGAGGTTCCGCGCCGCCGCAGATCCCGGCTTAATCCGGTCATCCTGTTGTTCGTGATCGGTGGGCTGTTGGTGGCGGGTGCTGTCTGTGCGTTTAGCTGGTATCTGCTCAACGATTCCGGCGCAAACCCGACTTCCAGGCCGACCGCCGGCAATTCCGGCAGTACAGATGACAGCCCGACGACCGGCGACACGGCCACGAACACGCCTGTCTCAGGTGATAGTGCGGACGTCATCGCGCAGTGGGGCAGCACCAGCCGCATCGCGTTCGATTCCCGCCGCAACGGCACGCTCGACATCTTCGTGATGGACCTGGATGGCAGCAATCTGCAGGCAATGACGTCGGGATCGGGGGACGAACGCGGCCCAAGCTGGTCACCGGACGGCACACAGTTGGCTTACTACGGCGCGGCGGCGGACAGCACCAATTTCGATATTTTTGTGATTGCAGTCGATGGTTCAAACATGCGCAACCTCACCGCCTCGCCGGATGTGGACGAACGCTATCCCACGTGGTCGCCGGACGGCAGCCAGATCGCCTTCCACAGCAATGCCGACGGCGACTTCGACATCTATACCGTCGATCTGGCGTCGGGCGAGCAGCGCGCCATCACGTCGAACACCGCCCAGGACCTCGGCCCCGACTGGTCCCCGGACGGGCGCACCATCGCGTTCCACACCGACCTGTGGAGTACCACCTACCAGATCGCAGTCGTAGACCTGAATACGCTCGATGTCCGCCAGATCACCGATTCGGATGAGATCAACTCGTTTCCTGTGTGGTCACCGGATGGAACCGAGATCGCCTACAATACTATTCGTGATAATGCAGTGAATGTAGTCGTCATGCAGGCGGACGGGACTGGCATGCGCGCCCTCACCTCCTCGGCGGACCGCGAGGCCTTCCCCGACTGGTCCCCGGACGGGGCGTATATCATCTACCAGCACGGCCCGGAGAGCGCGTCCGGGCTGCGCGTGCTGCCTGCGGCGGGCGGCGACTTCGTCTCCATCGCCGAGGCCGAGGGGGACTTCCTGCCGGAGTGGTCCTCGACGGTCGGGTAA
- a CDS encoding YigZ family protein, with translation MSIYLVPVETTRVETVVVNSRFIATAARATSVEEAKAFIQSIRNEMPDASHHVYAFKVGYGGSVIEGMSDDGEPSGTSGPPTLTVLRGADLGDTVIVVTRYFGGTKLGTGGLVRAYSGAAKQVLAALPVELKIPKTTVGISVAYTHYERLKLLLAEHQAAIENEEFAVDVTVYAVLPSNQLESLSNALTELTSGQVVPVVLDETPG, from the coding sequence ATGAGTATTTATTTGGTTCCGGTGGAAACCACGCGCGTCGAGACAGTCGTGGTTAATTCCCGGTTCATCGCCACCGCAGCCCGTGCGACCTCGGTCGAAGAGGCCAAAGCCTTCATCCAGTCGATCCGCAACGAAATGCCGGACGCTTCGCACCACGTCTATGCGTTCAAGGTCGGCTATGGCGGCAGCGTGATCGAAGGCATGTCCGACGACGGCGAGCCGTCAGGCACGTCAGGCCCGCCGACGCTGACTGTGCTGCGCGGCGCGGACCTCGGCGACACGGTGATCGTGGTCACACGCTATTTCGGCGGCACCAAGCTGGGTACCGGCGGCCTCGTGCGCGCTTACAGCGGGGCAGCGAAGCAAGTCCTCGCGGCGCTGCCCGTCGAGCTGAAGATCCCCAAAACGACCGTCGGCATCTCGGTCGCCTACACCCACTACGAGCGGCTGAAGCTGCTGCTGGCCGAGCATCAGGCCGCGATCGAGAATGAGGAGTTCGCTGTGGACGTCACGGTCTACGCTGTGCTACCCAGCAACCAGCTTGAATCGCTCTCAAACGCGTTGACCGAGCTGACCTCCGGACAGGTCGTGCCAGTCGTGCTGGACGAGACGCCCGGTTGA